One window of Gloeothece citriformis PCC 7424 genomic DNA carries:
- a CDS encoding PEP-CTERM sorting domain-containing protein, with the protein MLRFLGILLLGTTPLTLMPIEPTLAGTLTGEPPIVIGHRGASGYRPEHTLAAYELAIIMGANYIEPDLVSTKDGILIARHENEISGTTDVASRPEFADRYTTKIIDGVEVSGWFTEDFTLEELKTLRAIERIPAIRPDNVQYNGLFQVPTLQEVIDLAKQKSAELGRIIGIYPETKHPSYFDSIGLSLEEPLVAILTANGYVDETAPVYIQSFEVGNLQDLNLLTDVSLVQLLSSSGQPYDFTLSGDPRTYLDLATPDGLSFIATYADGIGANKNLIIPRDAQGNLLSPTSLVDDAHDLGLIVHAWTFRNEDVFLPTNLQGQPKQEYKIFYSTGLDGVFSDHPDTAVSAIPEPLTILGTATALGFGAAFKRKLKEKQ; encoded by the coding sequence ATGTTACGTTTTTTAGGAATACTTTTGTTAGGAACAACCCCCTTAACCCTAATGCCAATAGAACCAACTCTAGCGGGAACATTAACCGGTGAACCTCCTATCGTAATTGGACATCGGGGCGCGAGTGGATATCGTCCAGAACATACTTTAGCGGCTTATGAATTAGCGATTATAATGGGCGCTAATTATATTGAACCGGATTTAGTCTCTACTAAAGATGGTATCTTAATTGCCCGTCATGAAAATGAAATTTCTGGAACAACAGATGTCGCCTCTCGTCCTGAATTTGCCGATCGTTATACCACTAAAATTATTGACGGAGTAGAAGTTAGTGGTTGGTTTACTGAAGATTTTACCCTAGAAGAATTAAAAACATTACGGGCGATCGAAAGAATTCCGGCTATTCGTCCAGATAACGTACAATATAACGGACTATTTCAAGTTCCTACCCTGCAAGAAGTCATTGATTTAGCCAAACAAAAAAGCGCAGAACTTGGGCGAATTATTGGGATTTATCCAGAAACCAAACACCCCAGTTATTTTGATTCTATTGGGTTATCTTTAGAAGAACCTTTAGTTGCAATTTTGACAGCTAATGGATATGTTGATGAAACTGCCCCCGTTTACATTCAATCGTTTGAAGTGGGTAATCTACAAGATTTAAATCTATTAACAGATGTTTCCTTAGTGCAACTTCTCAGTAGTAGTGGACAACCTTATGATTTTACTTTAAGTGGAGATCCTCGGACATATCTAGATTTAGCCACTCCTGACGGGTTAAGTTTTATTGCTACCTATGCAGATGGAATTGGGGCGAATAAAAACTTAATTATTCCTAGAGATGCCCAAGGAAATTTATTATCTCCTACCAGTTTAGTTGATGATGCTCATGATCTCGGTTTAATCGTTCATGCTTGGACATTCCGGAATGAAGATGTTTTCTTACCGACGAATTTACAAGGACAACCCAAACAAGAATATAAAATATTCTATAGCACAGGTCTTGATGGGGTATTTAGCGATCATCCTGATACCGCCGTTTCTGCAATTCCTGAACCTTTAACAATTTTGGGGACAGCTACCGCCCTCGGTTTTGGTGCAGCATTTAAACGTAAATTAAAAGAAAAACAATAA
- a CDS encoding DUF3536 domain-containing protein produces MTFTAEPKTAESLTQPQKGLDPLKTAMGVYVTVHGHFYQPPRENPYLDTIERQPSAYPFHDWNQRIHHECYRPNAFARILNDDGEVVGITNNYEYLSFNIGPTLMSWLQTYDIEVYQRIIEADKKSAQRLNGHGNAIAQVYNHIILPLANEKDKYTQIRWGKQDFYHRFGRQPEGMWLAETAVDYPTLEALINEEIKFIILAPSQAERCRPFPTENDPEPEWLEVGGGQIDPTRPYRCFIEDGRYLDIFFYDGPISRDMGFNDLLASADFFVGRLGQAVKGDHRPSQLISVATDGETFGHHKHGTEKCIAYSCRIAFPQRGWTVTNYAHYLSICPPKWEVELKPVTAWSCVHGVDRWQDDCGCGGGGEWHQKWRRPLRDTLNWLRDQLVEIYEETAKTYFNDPWLARDEYIEVILDRSPEKVTQFLTRHQSHPLSESEQVDALRLLEMQRHTLFMFTSCGWFFEEISRPEGTQILRYAGRAMELAAEVTGVHLEKEFIDRLILAPSNVLELRDGAEVYRKLVIPAQIAFEQVAAHYAINSLFTTYAQKQRVYCYDAQQLDYQKQQLGALTLAVGQVHLVSRITWESRHLVFGVLHLGGWDFHCCIQNYAGRSAYTKLKDTLLDTLSQASVVQTVLEMSRLFGDQSFSLQHLFAEERHRIMQQVTDRTKQRLDQLYTQVYRDNYGILAAFHRDELPVPQELQVAAEIALSHRCLKVVATLEPSIDDHLGMMTHLADLEAIAAEANHLRCKLNIPDAKKTLERLILSRLWQLLQNENPDTLEEDIQLIEKMIEVGEQLHLGLSLDKAQELYYTVLYQQILPHCVDSNYAIEPSACPWTISQICPVLKLGEKLAVDVSPWLKLME; encoded by the coding sequence ATGACATTTACTGCCGAACCTAAGACCGCAGAAAGCTTGACTCAACCGCAAAAAGGATTAGATCCCCTAAAAACAGCGATGGGAGTTTATGTAACGGTTCATGGACATTTTTATCAACCCCCAAGAGAAAACCCTTATTTAGATACGATCGAAAGACAACCGAGTGCTTACCCCTTTCATGACTGGAATCAAAGAATACATCATGAATGTTATCGTCCTAACGCTTTCGCAAGGATACTTAATGATGACGGGGAAGTAGTGGGGATCACTAATAATTATGAATATCTCAGTTTTAATATTGGCCCGACTTTAATGTCTTGGTTGCAAACCTATGATATCGAAGTCTATCAACGCATTATAGAGGCGGATAAAAAAAGTGCCCAACGTCTTAACGGTCATGGAAACGCGATCGCCCAAGTTTATAATCATATTATTCTCCCACTAGCTAACGAAAAAGATAAATATACTCAGATCCGTTGGGGAAAACAAGATTTTTATCATCGTTTTGGCAGACAACCCGAAGGAATGTGGTTAGCAGAGACGGCGGTTGACTATCCTACCCTAGAAGCGTTAATTAATGAGGAAATTAAGTTTATTATTTTAGCCCCTTCTCAAGCAGAACGCTGTCGTCCTTTCCCGACTGAAAATGATCCCGAACCGGAATGGTTAGAAGTTGGAGGGGGACAAATTGATCCCACTCGTCCCTATCGCTGTTTTATCGAAGATGGGCGTTATCTTGATATCTTTTTCTATGATGGGCCAATCTCTAGAGATATGGGATTTAATGATCTCTTGGCCAGTGCTGACTTTTTTGTGGGACGATTAGGACAAGCGGTTAAAGGGGATCACCGTCCTTCTCAGTTAATTAGTGTGGCGACGGATGGAGAAACCTTTGGTCATCACAAACACGGAACAGAAAAATGTATTGCCTATAGTTGTAGAATAGCCTTTCCTCAACGGGGTTGGACTGTCACTAATTATGCCCATTATCTCAGTATTTGTCCCCCAAAATGGGAAGTCGAACTTAAACCCGTTACCGCGTGGAGTTGTGTTCATGGGGTGGACAGATGGCAAGATGACTGCGGATGTGGCGGCGGCGGGGAATGGCATCAGAAATGGCGCAGACCTCTACGGGATACTTTAAACTGGTTACGGGATCAATTAGTGGAAATTTATGAAGAAACCGCTAAAACCTATTTTAATGATCCTTGGTTAGCCAGAGATGAATATATTGAGGTTATTTTAGATCGATCGCCGGAAAAAGTCACTCAATTTTTGACCCGTCATCAAAGTCATCCCCTATCAGAAAGTGAACAGGTAGATGCTTTGCGTTTATTAGAAATGCAACGCCATACCCTGTTTATGTTTACCAGTTGTGGGTGGTTTTTTGAAGAAATTTCTCGCCCAGAAGGAACGCAAATTTTACGGTATGCTGGCCGGGCGATGGAATTAGCGGCAGAAGTAACCGGGGTACACTTAGAGAAAGAGTTTATAGACCGTCTTATCTTAGCACCGAGTAACGTTTTAGAATTGCGCGATGGGGCGGAAGTCTACCGTAAATTAGTTATACCCGCTCAAATCGCCTTTGAGCAAGTGGCCGCCCATTATGCGATTAATTCTTTATTTACGACTTATGCCCAAAAACAACGGGTTTATTGTTATGATGCCCAACAATTAGATTATCAGAAACAACAATTAGGGGCGTTAACCTTAGCAGTCGGACAAGTGCATCTGGTTTCTCGAATTACTTGGGAAAGTCGTCATTTAGTGTTTGGGGTGTTGCATTTGGGGGGTTGGGACTTCCATTGTTGTATTCAAAATTATGCAGGACGCAGCGCCTATACTAAGCTGAAAGATACGTTATTAGATACTCTCTCTCAAGCGAGTGTCGTACAAACCGTTTTAGAGATGAGTCGGTTATTTGGCGATCAATCTTTTAGCTTACAACATCTCTTTGCTGAAGAACGTCACCGGATTATGCAGCAAGTCACTGATCGAACTAAGCAACGCTTAGATCAATTATATACTCAGGTTTATCGAGATAATTATGGCATTTTGGCGGCCTTTCATCGGGATGAATTACCCGTTCCCCAAGAGTTGCAAGTGGCAGCAGAAATTGCTTTATCTCATCGCTGTTTGAAAGTAGTCGCCACTCTAGAACCGTCAATAGATGATCATTTAGGGATGATGACTCATTTAGCTGACTTAGAAGCGATCGCAGCAGAAGCGAATCATCTCCGGTGTAAGTTAAACATACCCGATGCTAAGAAAACATTAGAACGGTTAATTTTGTCTCGTCTGTGGCAATTATTACAAAATGAAAACCCGGATACCTTAGAAGAGGATATTCAACTGATAGAAAAGATGATTGAGGTTGGGGAACAATTACATCTAGGGTTATCTTTAGATAAAGCACAAGAACTGTATTATACGGTTCTCTATCAGCAAATTCTTCCCCATTGTGTTGATTCTAATTATGCCATTGAACCCAGTGCTTGTCCTTGGACTATTTCCCAAATTTGTCCTGTACTTAAATTAGGGGAAAAATTAGCGGTTGATGTGAGTCCTTGGTTAAAGTTGATGGAGTAA
- a CDS encoding type II toxin-antitoxin system VapC family toxin, with protein MTYLLDTNVWASYLNGRSLKIRRKFREIDLTQVFTCSVVKSELAYGVFKSRNPDQNYRKQSIFMSLFISLSFDDNAALVFGRLKAQLESLGTPIGIADLQIASIALANHLILVTHNVREFKRVNDLMLEDWEVEEG; from the coding sequence ATGACTTATTTGCTAGATACTAATGTTTGGGCTAGTTATCTGAATGGTAGATCTTTAAAGATTAGGAGAAAATTTAGAGAAATAGATTTAACTCAAGTCTTTACTTGTTCAGTTGTTAAGTCTGAGTTGGCTTATGGTGTTTTTAAAAGTCGTAATCCAGATCAGAATTATCGAAAACAATCTATTTTTATGAGTTTATTTATTTCTCTTTCTTTTGATGATAATGCGGCTTTGGTTTTTGGTAGGTTAAAAGCTCAATTAGAATCTTTAGGAACACCCATCGGTATTGCTGATTTACAAATTGCTTCTATTGCTTTAGCTAATCATTTAATTCTCGTTACTCATAATGTTCGGGAGTTTAAACGAGTTAATGATTTAATGCTTGAAGATTGGGAAGTTGAAGAGGGATAA